The proteins below come from a single Natranaerofaba carboxydovora genomic window:
- a CDS encoding diguanylate cyclase domain-containing protein translates to MKLGPEQQNLEKLILNIISECVTYLDKDFSIKWANKAACDLIGKDFEEIKNMKCYEVWYKQHSLCKDCPAVSALEWKETCTSIKKTLDGRYWSITAYPVWGEDEGLEGLIVTNYDITTQKNIELELREQKEKFSAITNNMLDIISMTDSNGIINYVSPSIKPTLGYEPKELIGRSVFEFLHPDDKEIIEGVFLEAINNRSSGREEFRFIDNEGNYRWLEATGNVIVDEDGNIKNTVFASRDITKRKEAEAKVRRLSFYDNLTGLYNRVYLEEEMNRLDTKRQLPISVIMLDVNGLKLVNDAYGHSMGDDLLISAGQVLKKACRKEDLIGRWGGDEFVILLTQTPMDMAEQITERIKQECDKTIVGSTPLSISFGVATKETEAEDLDDILNDAEVRMYKNKLAESSKARNKIIYNLINDLREKSNETEEHAWRLTKLVFDFGIYLNLVEFELERLTLLASVHDIGKIVISENILQKDQADLTEEEKETLKKHPEAGYQIARSSENLVHIASEILTHHENWDGTGYPRQLKGKNIPLLSRIIAVVGTYEKLINEGAPGTKYKQEAIRELNKLSGSRLDPTLVERFLEFIKEGDKKTN, encoded by the coding sequence ATGAAGTTAGGTCCAGAACAACAAAATTTAGAAAAACTTATACTGAATATTATATCGGAATGTGTAACCTACCTTGATAAGGACTTTAGTATAAAATGGGCGAACAAAGCGGCTTGTGACTTAATTGGCAAAGATTTCGAAGAGATTAAGAATATGAAATGTTACGAGGTATGGTATAAACAACATTCGCTTTGTAAGGATTGTCCTGCCGTATCAGCTTTAGAGTGGAAAGAGACCTGCACCTCTATCAAAAAAACTCTAGATGGTCGCTACTGGAGTATTACAGCTTATCCGGTATGGGGGGAAGATGAAGGGTTAGAAGGACTTATAGTTACAAATTATGATATTACTACTCAAAAAAATATAGAACTAGAATTAAGAGAACAAAAAGAAAAGTTTTCTGCAATAACTAATAATATGTTAGATATTATTTCAATGACAGACTCAAATGGAATAATAAATTATGTATCACCTTCAATTAAGCCTACCCTTGGCTATGAACCTAAAGAGTTAATTGGCAGGTCAGTATTTGAATTTTTGCATCCTGATGATAAGGAGATTATAGAAGGTGTTTTCCTAGAAGCAATAAATAATCGTTCTTCAGGTAGAGAAGAATTTCGATTTATTGATAACGAAGGAAATTATAGATGGCTTGAAGCAACAGGGAATGTGATAGTAGATGAGGATGGAAATATAAAAAATACAGTCTTTGCCAGCAGAGATATAACAAAAAGAAAAGAAGCAGAGGCGAAAGTACGGCGCCTTAGCTTTTATGATAATCTTACAGGGTTATATAACCGGGTTTACCTTGAGGAGGAAATGAATAGATTAGACACTAAAAGACAGCTTCCAATAAGTGTAATAATGCTTGATGTTAATGGACTAAAGCTTGTGAATGATGCTTATGGTCACAGTATGGGTGACGATTTGTTAATATCAGCTGGCCAAGTGTTAAAAAAGGCATGCCGCAAAGAAGACTTGATAGGCCGCTGGGGAGGGGATGAGTTTGTTATATTATTGACTCAGACCCCAATGGATATGGCAGAGCAAATTACAGAAAGAATAAAGCAGGAATGTGATAAGACCATCGTTGGGTCAACTCCATTAAGCATATCCTTTGGCGTTGCTACAAAAGAAACTGAAGCTGAAGATTTAGATGATATTTTGAATGATGCTGAGGTGCGAATGTATAAGAATAAACTTGCTGAAAGCAGTAAGGCAAGAAACAAAATAATTTATAATTTGATAAATGACCTAAGAGAAAAAAGTAATGAAACCGAAGAACATGCCTGGAGGCTAACTAAACTGGTATTTGACTTTGGAATTTATCTAAATTTAGTAGAGTTTGAACTAGAAAGGTTAACTCTTCTTGCCAGTGTACATGATATAGGAAAGATAGTAATCTCTGAAAATATTCTTCAAAAAGATCAGGCTGACTTGACCGAAGAAGAGAAGGAGACTCTGAAAAAACATCCAGAAGCAGGTTATCAGATTGCACGTTCCTCAGAAAACTTGGTCCATATTGCATCTGAAATACTAACCCATCATGAAAACTGGGACGGCACAGGATATCCAAGACAGTTAAAAGGCAAAAACATTCCCTTGCTATCTAGAATAATAGCAGTGGTAGGGACATATGAAAAACTTATTAATGAAGGTGCTCCCGGAACAAAATATAAACAAGAAGCCATTAGAGAACTTAATAAACTTTCTGGAAGTAGGCTAGATCCTACCCTTGTTGAGAGGTTTTTAGAGTTTATAAAAGAGGGAGATAAAAAAACTAACTAG
- the cas6 gene encoding CRISPR-associated endoribonuclease Cas6 translates to MKLEITFELEKPLRISIHYHYEVQGLIYGKMSKDYGDFMHGDGYKKEGKSYKLFSFSRLEGKSKFNKKYKEITFYDNVKITISSIIPHFLRDLANNFMLSDSIYLFNHKLKVTQIKTIEDLVNTNKILVRAISPITTYTTYERRDGSKFTHYFKPEEQAFQHLVEENVINKYETYYNTKLNTKTRFLIKPVKVTQKDKVVTKYKNTIINAWGGLYRLEASKELLEFALAVGASSKASQGFGLLSLEKELT, encoded by the coding sequence ATGAAATTAGAAATAACCTTTGAATTAGAAAAACCTTTAAGAATTTCTATACATTATCATTATGAAGTACAAGGTTTAATTTACGGCAAAATGTCAAAAGATTATGGCGATTTCATGCATGGTGATGGCTATAAAAAAGAAGGAAAATCATATAAATTATTTTCTTTTAGCAGGTTGGAAGGAAAAAGTAAATTTAACAAGAAATATAAAGAAATAACATTCTACGACAATGTAAAAATTACTATATCATCCATTATACCACATTTTTTAAGAGATTTAGCCAACAACTTTATGCTATCTGACAGTATTTATTTGTTTAATCATAAGTTGAAAGTTACCCAGATTAAGACTATTGAGGATTTGGTAAATACAAATAAAATACTGGTCAGAGCCATATCTCCAATTACTACATATACAACTTACGAACGACGGGATGGCAGTAAATTTACGCATTATTTTAAGCCAGAAGAACAGGCTTTTCAGCATCTTGTTGAAGAAAATGTTATAAACAAATATGAGACTTACTATAATACTAAACTAAATACAAAAACACGTTTTTTGATTAAACCTGTAAAAGTAACACAAAAAGATAAAGTTGTTACTAAATACAAAAACACGATTATAAATGCTTGGGGTGGGTTATACAGACTTGAAGCATCGAAGGAACTTTTAGAGTTTGCCCTTGCTGTGGGTGCTTCAAGTAAGGCCTCTCAAGGATTTGGCCTTTTGTCTCTTGAGAAAGAGCTTACCTGA
- a CDS encoding TM1802 family CRISPR-associated protein, translating to MKLPHLTAKIGKEAKNEIGGNTELAMLVEDINFSSKDNQKGKYIIHMTFDIPKKEIRFENSKKFNQSSIFNYNYFGNNSAAALQYYLTRSGDNIHYLLTSVFNDLNLALIKNEMQNTELKIILNELEQNELIKVGDKKGEGYVNLSCFSEIEEGVVDKKKKSINFGQNSLKGEEFIRYLTDASKNDKFVLVIPQVKREEEEPPIILSNHRDYILLVKKEEQLENVQSSKEKKLCYLCHDNRTDTSSSLTSKFSRSGINKIFTTTTYNAAKNLNKKAFDDNYSICGDCFKDLLFGEKKVSNSFSGYIAGERAFIIPESLINDLDYNLEGIKIKKDTDFFFDHYEYENFEYSLNYISEELGLTAQVIHFIVYRTDGNSVDILETIEDVPTTNFVELIKALGEISSTFVPFINPMKLGTIYRMIPVRKDNKNNQLDIQRILGMYKALLKGHSIETISIFDLAVEAMDKGIKELNKSQIRQYFNLDFAGNKLDFFIMKLIMRYLALLKTCEHLEIIDKKSFQRRGVQDLQIKTNDSRLNEMESFLDKKKFDRVPRAMFYLGTVMYLVASAQYNKNHKSKPIMKKVSYQGMSHKEMIWLYQELLEKCRQYDLYSSSKNSLSEKLLSAFHNYTGVNETEELTEQENVFYLMAGYAYMVGDSFINTLEEKE from the coding sequence ATGAAATTACCTCATTTAACTGCAAAGATTGGGAAAGAAGCAAAAAATGAAATTGGTGGGAATACTGAATTGGCTATGTTAGTAGAGGATATAAACTTTTCTTCAAAAGATAATCAAAAGGGAAAATATATAATTCATATGACCTTTGATATTCCCAAAAAAGAAATAAGGTTTGAAAATAGTAAAAAATTTAACCAATCTTCAATTTTCAATTATAACTATTTTGGTAACAACTCAGCTGCTGCACTTCAATATTATCTTACTCGTTCTGGAGATAATATTCATTATTTGTTAACTAGTGTATTTAATGATCTTAATTTAGCTTTGATTAAAAATGAAATGCAAAATACGGAGTTGAAGATTATATTAAATGAGTTAGAGCAAAATGAACTTATAAAAGTGGGTGATAAAAAAGGGGAAGGTTACGTAAATTTATCATGTTTTTCAGAAATAGAAGAAGGAGTTGTAGATAAGAAAAAAAAGTCAATTAATTTTGGTCAAAACTCACTAAAAGGGGAAGAATTTATCAGATATTTAACGGATGCATCAAAAAATGATAAATTTGTACTTGTAATTCCCCAAGTTAAAAGAGAAGAAGAAGAACCTCCTATAATACTTTCGAATCATCGAGATTATATCCTGCTTGTAAAAAAAGAAGAACAGCTTGAAAATGTACAATCTAGCAAGGAGAAAAAACTTTGTTATTTGTGTCACGATAACAGGACGGACACAAGTAGTTCTTTAACCTCAAAATTTAGTCGGTCAGGTATCAACAAAATTTTTACTACCACTACATATAACGCTGCAAAAAATTTGAATAAAAAAGCCTTTGATGACAATTATTCAATTTGTGGTGATTGCTTTAAAGATCTTCTATTTGGGGAAAAAAAAGTTTCTAATAGCTTCTCTGGCTATATTGCAGGAGAACGAGCATTTATTATACCTGAAAGCCTGATAAATGATCTTGACTATAATTTAGAAGGGATAAAAATAAAAAAAGATACAGATTTTTTCTTTGATCATTATGAATACGAGAACTTTGAATATTCGCTTAATTATATATCAGAAGAGTTAGGATTAACAGCTCAAGTGATTCATTTTATAGTTTATCGAACAGATGGAAATTCAGTCGATATATTAGAGACTATTGAAGATGTACCAACTACAAATTTTGTTGAGTTAATAAAAGCTCTTGGAGAAATATCGAGTACATTTGTGCCTTTCATAAATCCTATGAAACTTGGAACTATATATCGAATGATCCCTGTTAGGAAAGACAACAAAAACAATCAATTGGATATTCAAAGAATTTTGGGGATGTATAAAGCTTTACTAAAAGGGCATTCAATAGAAACTATTAGCATATTTGATTTAGCCGTTGAAGCTATGGACAAGGGAATAAAAGAATTAAACAAATCACAGATAAGGCAGTATTTTAATCTCGATTTTGCTGGCAACAAGTTAGATTTTTTTATAATGAAGCTAATAATGCGCTATTTAGCTTTACTTAAAACATGTGAGCATTTAGAAATTATTGACAAAAAATCTTTTCAGAGAAGGGGGGTTCAGGACTTGCAGATAAAAACAAATGATAGCAGATTAAATGAGATGGAATCATTTTTGGATAAGAAAAAATTTGATAGAGTGCCTAGGGCAATGTTTTATTTGGGGACGGTAATGTATTTGGTTGCATCTGCACAGTATAATAAAAATCATAAAAGTAAGCCTATAATGAAAAAAGTTAGCTATCAAGGGATGAGCCACAAAGAAATGATATGGCTTTACCAGGAATTACTTGAAAAATGTCGTCAGTATGATCTATATTCAAGTTCAAAAAATTCGTTATCAGAAAAGTTACTTTCGGCATTTCATAATTATACTGGTGTAAATGAAACTGAGGAACTAACTGAACAAGAAAATGTTTTTTACTTAATGGCTGGTTATGCTTATATGGTAGGAGATAGCTTTATTAACACATTGGAAGAAAAAGAATAA
- a CDS encoding CRISPR-associated protein — MVLSKNSDFLFGFEAVMTNPNGDPDQEDKPRMDYETKTVLVSDARRKRDIRNTLKEKGYPIFVDTLTDQKVEMKDMFKHIRDNYLQGEDRITSLFEKYNELKKAWEDLANESNKETIKEIYEEAENNNKKKTIFNRFNNEFTTAVIKERLIDLRIFGSAMAVDNVTRTFTGPVQITWGYSLHPVELMKSNTITSIMSDDSSTFGKKHKIYYGLVVHSGTINKFSAEKTGMTEKDKELFRKALVQGILMNQTDSKQGQTPLFYLELQYNENFDGFIGDLRRFLNVKSNKEYVRSLNDLEIDDSQLSEVIEKMKNLGYIDKIICWYHPLVLNKKLFNLGNDTIEVDLWKPMESEE; from the coding sequence GTGGTATTATCAAAAAATAGTGATTTTTTGTTTGGGTTTGAAGCTGTAATGACAAATCCTAATGGTGATCCTGATCAAGAAGATAAGCCCCGGATGGATTATGAGACAAAAACCGTTTTGGTAAGCGATGCTAGGCGAAAACGTGACATAAGAAATACTTTAAAAGAAAAGGGCTATCCTATATTTGTAGACACATTAACTGACCAAAAAGTAGAAATGAAAGATATGTTTAAGCACATTCGTGATAATTATCTCCAAGGAGAAGACCGTATAACTTCTTTATTTGAAAAGTACAACGAATTAAAAAAAGCATGGGAAGATTTAGCGAATGAAAGTAATAAAGAAACAATAAAAGAAATTTATGAAGAGGCTGAAAATAATAACAAAAAGAAGACAATATTTAATCGTTTTAACAATGAATTTACTACGGCAGTAATAAAAGAAAGGTTGATAGATTTAAGAATTTTTGGAAGTGCAATGGCTGTTGATAATGTTACTCGTACTTTTACAGGTCCAGTTCAAATTACATGGGGATATTCCTTGCATCCTGTAGAACTAATGAAATCTAATACAATCACATCTATAATGAGTGACGATAGTTCTACGTTTGGTAAAAAGCATAAGATATATTATGGGTTAGTTGTGCACTCTGGAACTATAAACAAGTTTAGCGCAGAAAAAACTGGGATGACTGAAAAAGATAAGGAACTTTTCAGAAAAGCTTTAGTTCAAGGTATTTTAATGAACCAAACGGATAGCAAACAGGGTCAAACCCCTCTATTTTATTTAGAATTACAGTACAATGAAAATTTCGATGGATTTATTGGAGATTTGCGTAGATTCCTAAATGTTAAAAGTAATAAAGAATATGTAAGAAGCTTAAATGATTTGGAAATAGATGACTCGCAGTTGAGTGAAGTAATAGAGAAAATGAAGAACTTAGGATATATAGATAAAATTATATGTTGGTATCATCCCTTAGTACTTAATAAAAAATTGTTTAATTTAGGGAATGATACTATAGAAGTAGATCTCTGGAAGCCTATGGAAAGTGAGGAATAA
- the cas5b gene encoding type I-B CRISPR-associated protein Cas5b produces the protein MKVISFLLKGKMAHFRRYYSNSSSLSYTLPPRTTITGIIAGILGYKRDSYYELFSLEKCNIAIGIRQPVKKNVQTLNLLMIKGPNDFRGDKPNPSQTPTEIITPSNIRTGELEYQIWFHHEDEELMNELKDLLNQDVGFCTRGISVALGTAQHLGWIEYLGESEVTEEINGSAKIFSAVPVGNVIELDIKENIGKENYFIIKEELPLEFDRERKLKQKADFLVNLNSQEVEAKIKKAFKLNSGEVITWLEVS, from the coding sequence ATGAAAGTTATTAGCTTTTTATTAAAAGGGAAAATGGCTCACTTTCGTCGTTATTATTCAAATTCTTCATCTTTGTCGTATACTTTGCCACCTAGAACAACGATTACAGGAATCATTGCAGGAATTTTGGGCTATAAACGTGATAGTTACTATGAGTTATTCTCACTTGAGAAGTGTAATATAGCAATTGGCATCAGACAACCGGTTAAAAAAAATGTACAAACTTTAAATCTCTTAATGATTAAAGGTCCCAACGATTTCAGAGGAGATAAACCCAATCCAAGTCAAACTCCAACTGAAATAATCACCCCTTCTAATATACGTACAGGAGAATTAGAATATCAAATATGGTTTCACCATGAAGATGAAGAACTAATGAATGAATTAAAAGATTTATTAAATCAAGATGTAGGTTTTTGTACTAGAGGTATTTCAGTGGCATTAGGGACAGCACAACATTTAGGTTGGATAGAATATTTAGGAGAAAGTGAAGTAACCGAAGAGATAAATGGTTCTGCAAAGATTTTTTCAGCCGTACCAGTAGGGAATGTAATAGAACTTGATATAAAAGAAAATATTGGGAAAGAAAATTACTTTATAATTAAAGAAGAACTCCCGCTAGAATTTGACAGGGAAAGAAAACTAAAGCAAAAAGCAGATTTTTTAGTAAATTTAAACAGTCAAGAAGTAGAAGCGAAAATAAAAAAAGCCTTTAAATTAAATTCTGGAGAAGTTATTACATGGTTAGAGGTGAGCTAA
- the cas3 gene encoding CRISPR-associated helicase Cas3', whose translation MEEEIIYSHYDEKKNIKKELKEHLNDVAGAAENSVPTTIQFDDILNSTDIRKLVKETCLFHDFGKFTDFFQTYLVNNKKHKLKRHSHISAIFLFNRLKLSSVLSHLKETEANKIAFLSYLAVRLHHMDLSVKDLFSYSHLPSQLNELKAQTDNILKRINKITQDIDLSEKEVKTYLENNPLDLNAKEHLKKYYMSLINFPHERWFFLLIYLYSQLIDKDKLDAGLIKTKEINLAPVEKVTDYISKKRRVTEQQIVNDDREVARKTIINNLQGLSDDEIKEHRIFTLTAPTGLGKTLSSLQAGLYLCERLSNIYDYTPKIITAIPFINIIEQTKKDYIEVFEAYGRVNVHHRLADLKITAYQNNDDKNRDYEKSLDQSLLEVEAWEGDVIMTTFVQLFQSIFSNSNSSLKKINKLAGNVVILDEIQSIPEKYMPVVGAMIIKLSEYFGSRFILMTATQPYIIELGKQLIEEESKTKTNTNSMSSLELLSDNQKYFEKLDRTKLIPTLQQPFDTNGFLEFFENTWNYKSSLIVVNTIKRCIEIFDALKNILSDEKKVKVLHLSTNLTPLDRKKIINEAENRLKEKNITVMVSTQTIEAGVDLDFDIGYRDLAPLDAIIQTAGRINRSGLNKENNLYISSPIYVFQLEKDHKYIYPFHQIEDTKKKLSSYEVIPEESYQQLIDGYFREYACEISDESREIWRAIKKLDFDVINKFKLIEDDVSVIDVFIELDENASQLADAYEMVKDYKMETDKEFISNVLDKKIVSINEFERKVIIKLLLVKLSEYMVPVRATRLAKNKAFDFSDRNGVKASFMWVPRNQIEEYYSKEKGYIELEDARMW comes from the coding sequence ATGGAAGAGGAAATTATATATTCTCACTATGATGAAAAGAAAAATATAAAAAAAGAGTTAAAAGAACATTTAAATGATGTAGCTGGTGCTGCTGAAAATTCTGTACCTACTACTATTCAATTTGATGATATATTAAATAGCACTGATATACGAAAGTTAGTTAAAGAGACATGCTTGTTTCATGATTTTGGCAAATTTACTGATTTTTTTCAGACATACCTGGTTAATAACAAAAAACACAAGCTTAAAAGACATTCTCATATTTCAGCTATTTTTCTATTTAATAGGTTGAAATTATCTTCTGTTTTATCGCATTTAAAAGAAACCGAAGCTAATAAAATAGCATTTTTAAGTTATTTGGCAGTAAGATTGCACCATATGGATCTTAGTGTAAAGGATTTATTTAGTTATTCACATTTGCCTTCACAGTTAAATGAATTAAAAGCACAAACAGATAACATATTAAAGCGAATTAATAAAATAACTCAAGATATAGATTTGTCAGAGAAAGAGGTTAAAACTTATTTAGAAAATAATCCATTGGACTTAAATGCAAAGGAGCATTTAAAAAAATATTATATGAGCTTAATAAACTTTCCTCATGAAAGATGGTTTTTTCTTTTGATTTATTTGTACTCACAGTTAATTGATAAAGACAAGCTTGATGCAGGTTTGATAAAAACAAAAGAAATAAATTTAGCCCCTGTGGAAAAAGTAACTGATTATATTTCTAAGAAACGAAGAGTTACAGAGCAACAAATAGTGAATGATGATAGAGAAGTCGCTAGGAAAACTATCATTAATAATCTTCAGGGATTATCAGATGATGAAATAAAAGAGCATCGAATTTTCACATTAACTGCCCCGACAGGACTTGGTAAAACTTTGTCCTCGCTACAAGCTGGGTTATACCTATGTGAGAGATTAAGTAACATATATGATTACACGCCTAAAATAATTACAGCTATACCTTTCATAAATATAATTGAACAAACCAAAAAAGATTATATTGAAGTATTTGAAGCTTATGGAAGAGTTAACGTGCACCATAGACTCGCTGATTTAAAAATAACTGCATATCAAAATAATGACGATAAAAACAGAGATTATGAAAAAAGTTTAGACCAATCTCTTTTAGAAGTAGAAGCTTGGGAAGGCGACGTGATAATGACTACTTTTGTACAATTGTTTCAATCTATTTTTTCAAATTCGAATTCAAGCTTAAAAAAGATTAATAAATTAGCGGGAAACGTGGTAATCTTAGATGAAATACAATCTATTCCTGAAAAATATATGCCTGTAGTTGGAGCAATGATTATTAAGTTGTCTGAATATTTTGGAAGTAGGTTTATATTAATGACTGCTACACAACCATATATTATAGAGTTGGGTAAGCAGTTAATTGAAGAAGAATCAAAAACTAAAACAAATACTAATAGTATGTCTTCTTTAGAGTTACTATCTGATAACCAGAAATATTTTGAAAAGTTAGACAGAACAAAATTAATTCCCACATTGCAACAACCTTTTGATACAAATGGTTTTCTTGAGTTTTTTGAAAATACTTGGAATTATAAATCAAGTTTAATAGTTGTAAATACAATTAAGCGCTGTATAGAAATTTTTGATGCTTTAAAAAATATTTTATCTGATGAAAAGAAAGTAAAAGTACTTCATTTGTCAACTAATTTAACCCCATTGGATAGAAAAAAAATAATAAATGAAGCTGAAAACAGATTAAAAGAGAAAAATATAACTGTTATGGTATCAACCCAAACTATTGAAGCAGGTGTTGATCTAGATTTTGATATAGGTTATAGAGATTTAGCTCCACTTGATGCAATTATTCAAACGGCAGGAAGGATTAATAGAAGTGGATTAAACAAAGAAAACAATTTATATATCTCTTCCCCAATATACGTATTTCAGCTGGAAAAGGACCATAAATATATTTACCCTTTCCATCAAATTGAAGACACAAAAAAGAAACTTTCCAGTTATGAAGTGATACCAGAAGAGAGTTACCAGCAATTAATTGATGGATATTTCCGGGAATATGCGTGCGAAATTTCAGATGAATCTAGAGAAATCTGGCGTGCTATAAAAAAGCTTGATTTTGATGTTATTAATAAGTTTAAGTTAATTGAAGATGATGTTTCAGTTATTGATGTTTTTATTGAATTGGATGAAAATGCATCTCAGCTGGCGGACGCTTATGAAATGGTTAAAGATTATAAAATGGAAACTGATAAAGAGTTTATCTCTAATGTGCTTGATAAAAAAATAGTAAGTATTAACGAATTTGAAAGAAAAGTAATTATAAAGCTTCTTCTAGTTAAATTAAGCGAATATATGGTGCCAGTAAGAGCAACTAGGCTGGCCAAAAACAAAGCGTTTGATTTTTCGGATAGAAATGGTGTAAAAGCCTCATTTATGTGGGTCCCACGTAATCAAATTGAAGAATATTACTCTAAGGAGAAAGGTTATATAGAATTAGAAGATGCTCGTATGTGGTGA
- the cas4 gene encoding CRISPR-associated protein Cas4, with amino-acid sequence MAVTATHIWYYFICKREVWLLSRGIAADQEDENLDLGRFIDRNTYQKNKKEIVAGNIKVDRVRKEGEEVVVGEVKKSSRFKESSRYQLLFYLDSLRQMGIEARGELLFPQEKKREKVEWTEEKKKELDKVVEDIRKIAKKPVPPAPKKINFCKKCAYREYCWAEG; translated from the coding sequence ATGGCAGTTACAGCTACGCATATTTGGTATTATTTTATATGCAAGCGAGAAGTATGGTTGTTATCAAGAGGCATAGCAGCTGACCAGGAGGATGAAAATTTAGATCTAGGTCGTTTTATTGATAGAAATACCTATCAAAAGAACAAAAAAGAAATTGTTGCAGGAAATATAAAAGTAGATAGAGTAAGAAAAGAAGGAGAAGAAGTAGTGGTTGGTGAAGTGAAAAAATCTTCTAGATTTAAAGAAAGTTCTAGATATCAACTGCTCTTTTATTTAGACAGTTTGCGCCAAATGGGGATTGAAGCTAGGGGAGAACTTCTTTTTCCCCAGGAAAAAAAGCGAGAAAAGGTCGAGTGGACTGAAGAAAAGAAAAAAGAGCTTGACAAAGTAGTTGAAGACATCAGAAAAATTGCAAAAAAGCCAGTGCCGCCAGCTCCAAAAAAGATTAATTTTTGCAAAAAGTGTGCCTACCGGGAATATTGTTGGGCGGAGGGATAA
- the cas1b gene encoding type I-B CRISPR-associated endonuclease Cas1b, translated as MKKTLYIFQKGRLRRKDNSLLFEGEETGKKFIPVEDTNDLYLFGEVDISKSSMEFLSQKEICVHYFNQYYGYYMGTFYPREHLNSGHVILKQAEHYIDYEKRVDLARQIIFGSISQMTQVLNYYKNRIVSGADEITAVIDDFKKQLENLDQAKEIEELMAEEGHAREKYYSLFDYIIQNKDFPFEKRTKRPPLNRLNALISFGNSLCYTIVLSETYKTYLDPRIGFLHSTNFRRFSLNLDVAEIFKPIIVDRLIFSLLNRKQLNKKHFDKHTNAILLSEEGRKIFIRELDERLKQTKKHRGLGRNVSNRRLIRLELYKIQKHLLEEKEYKPYKAQW; from the coding sequence GTGAAAAAAACTTTATATATTTTTCAAAAAGGAAGGTTGAGGCGAAAAGACAACAGTCTATTGTTCGAAGGAGAGGAAACTGGTAAGAAGTTTATACCTGTTGAGGATACGAATGATTTGTACTTGTTTGGAGAAGTTGATATATCAAAGAGTTCCATGGAGTTTTTGTCCCAAAAAGAAATTTGTGTTCATTATTTTAATCAGTACTATGGTTATTATATGGGGACTTTTTATCCCAGGGAGCATCTTAATTCTGGTCATGTGATTTTGAAACAGGCTGAACATTATATTGATTATGAGAAAAGGGTTGATTTGGCAAGGCAAATTATATTTGGGTCAATTAGCCAGATGACTCAGGTCTTGAACTATTATAAAAATAGAATAGTGAGTGGAGCAGATGAAATTACTGCGGTTATAGACGATTTTAAGAAACAATTGGAAAACCTAGATCAAGCAAAGGAAATAGAAGAACTTATGGCAGAAGAAGGTCATGCCCGGGAAAAGTATTATTCGCTTTTTGATTATATTATACAAAATAAAGATTTTCCTTTTGAAAAACGAACCAAAAGGCCACCGCTAAACCGGCTTAATGCTCTTATAAGTTTTGGAAATAGCCTTTGTTACACGATCGTTTTGAGTGAAACTTATAAAACATATTTAGACCCTCGGATTGGTTTTCTTCATTCTACAAATTTTAGACGTTTCTCTCTAAATCTCGATGTAGCAGAAATATTTAAGCCGATTATAGTTGACAGGCTTATCTTTAGCCTGCTTAATAGAAAGCAATTAAATAAAAAACATTTTGACAAACATACTAATGCTATTCTTTTGTCAGAGGAAGGTAGGAAAATCTTTATCAGGGAACTAGACGAAAGACTAAAACAAACAAAAAAGCATCGTGGCTTAGGTAGAAATGTATCAAACAGGAGATTGATTCGTTTGGAGCTATATAAGATTCAAAAACACCTTCTAGAAGAAAAAGAATATAAACCCTACAAAGCTCAATGGTAA
- the cas2 gene encoding CRISPR-associated endonuclease Cas2, protein MFVILVYDFEQKRVGKALKISRKYLHWVQNSVLEGEISPANYNKLKMELENLMNPEKDSIIFYTFRSQVYTKREELGVKKGGDDNIL, encoded by the coding sequence CTGTTTGTCATATTGGTTTATGATTTTGAACAGAAACGAGTAGGTAAAGCTTTGAAAATTTCTCGAAAGTATCTACATTGGGTACAAAACTCTGTGCTTGAGGGAGAAATATCGCCGGCTAACTATAATAAATTAAAAATGGAATTAGAGAACTTGATGAATCCTGAAAAAGATTCAATTATTTTTTATACATTTAGATCTCAAGTATATACAAAGCGAGAAGAGTTAGGCGTAAAAAAGGGTGGAGATGACAATATCCTTTGA